One window of the Halonatronomonas betaini genome contains the following:
- a CDS encoding ABC transporter ATP-binding protein — translation MALIKLSSVKKIYQDGEIAVKALRGVNLEVAEGEFATVYGPSGSGKTTLLNLVGALDKPTSGRVQINGSSIGELNKNELAILRRNNIGFIFQSYNLIPVLTAYENVEFALKIADGKKVSKNKEKAIRILEDVGLGDMLSRRPNELSGGQKQRVAIARALVKEPRLVLADEPTANLDSETSKEVLELMLRMNQELKTTFIFSTHDPMVMDYASRLLEIRDGSISREERR, via the coding sequence ATGGCCTTAATTAAATTGAGTTCAGTTAAGAAAATTTATCAGGATGGCGAGATAGCGGTCAAGGCATTACGGGGAGTTAACTTAGAGGTTGCAGAGGGGGAGTTTGCAACAGTTTATGGTCCATCAGGTTCTGGTAAGACTACGCTCTTAAACCTGGTTGGCGCTTTGGATAAACCTACAAGTGGCAGGGTTCAGATTAATGGTTCAAGTATTGGTGAGTTAAATAAGAATGAGCTGGCAATTTTAAGGAGAAATAATATTGGCTTTATCTTTCAGAGCTATAATCTAATTCCTGTACTGACAGCCTATGAAAATGTCGAGTTTGCTTTAAAGATTGCTGATGGGAAGAAAGTTTCGAAAAATAAGGAGAAAGCTATTAGGATTCTAGAAGATGTCGGTCTCGGTGATATGTTATCGAGAAGACCTAATGAGCTGTCAGGGGGTCAGAAACAGCGGGTGGCAATTGCCAGGGCTTTAGTCAAAGAGCCGAGGCTGGTCCTGGCTGATGAGCCAACAGCCAATCTGGATTCAGAGACCAGCAAAGAGGTTCTGGAGTTAATGTTAAGAATGAATCAGGAGTTAAAGACTACTTTTATCTTTTCAACCCATGACCCAATGGTTATGGATTATGCCAGCAGGCTTTTAGAGATTAGAGATGGCAGTATCTCCCGGGAAGAGAGGAGGTAG
- a CDS encoding ABC transporter permease yields the protein MYLMKIAVRNLFRRKSRTFIIAGMLALAIFFALIFDSFMGGMMDLSFSNIIDFESGHMEVGLESFFDDDDLDLDNLFFYNSELTGEIDSLNGHIENTAVIDFSANLIAGREEYPALVRAVEPESFQRVFKYDEYLVAGEFVREGQPGLVIGQDLADLLELEVGDYFTLLFQDRNNSFNTLQGEVQGIVHTPNPDMNLGMVIVDKSYAASSLGAESAEASQILARFENREIAVEQAFLLSERLQGTDFSARSWREFSDTMVAMEAWGDLEIRFIMALILLVGAIGIVNLVVLSALERVEEIGMMKAMGLKESEIVKVFLLESAGVGVAGGLFGLFLGSLATVFLSNIGVDLQVLYGDATLAMGIPIIGRVYGTWNLDSYIIFFVFGLIVSVGASLIPSYWAARKDPVDAIYHR from the coding sequence ATGTATTTAATGAAGATAGCAGTTAGAAATCTTTTCAGGAGGAAATCCAGAACATTTATAATTGCAGGGATGCTGGCCCTGGCTATATTCTTTGCCCTGATCTTTGATTCATTTATGGGGGGGATGATGGATCTGTCTTTCTCAAATATTATAGATTTTGAATCAGGTCATATGGAGGTCGGACTGGAGAGCTTTTTTGATGATGACGATCTTGATTTGGATAATCTATTTTTCTATAATAGTGAGCTGACAGGTGAAATAGATTCTCTAAATGGGCATATTGAAAATACTGCAGTTATTGATTTTTCAGCTAATTTGATTGCCGGCAGAGAAGAATATCCGGCACTGGTCAGGGCTGTAGAACCTGAATCTTTTCAAAGGGTCTTTAAATATGATGAATATTTAGTTGCCGGCGAGTTTGTTAGAGAAGGACAGCCAGGACTTGTGATCGGACAGGATTTAGCCGACCTTTTAGAGCTTGAGGTTGGAGATTATTTCACTCTTTTATTCCAGGATAGAAATAATTCCTTTAATACTTTACAGGGAGAGGTCCAGGGTATTGTTCATACCCCTAATCCAGATATGAATTTAGGGATGGTTATTGTTGATAAAAGTTATGCTGCCAGTTCATTAGGGGCAGAGTCGGCAGAGGCAAGTCAGATTCTGGCCAGGTTTGAAAATAGAGAGATTGCCGTCGAGCAGGCTTTTTTATTGTCTGAAAGGCTGCAGGGGACTGATTTTTCTGCCAGGTCCTGGCGTGAATTCTCTGATACGATGGTGGCCATGGAGGCCTGGGGCGATTTAGAGATCCGCTTTATTATGGCATTGATTCTTTTAGTTGGGGCGATTGGAATTGTTAATTTAGTCGTGCTCTCAGCCCTTGAGAGAGTTGAAGAGATCGGTATGATGAAGGCTATGGGTTTAAAAGAGTCAGAGATTGTTAAAGTTTTTCTTCTTGAATCAGCCGGGGTTGGAGTTGCAGGAGGCTTATTCGGACTCTTTTTAGGAAGCCTGGCAACAGTTTTTTTAAGTAATATTGGAGTAGATTTACAGGTTTTATATGGTGATGCGACCCTGGCCATGGGGATTCCAATAATCGGCAGGGTTTATGGAACCTGGAATTTAGACTCTTATATTATATTCTTTGTTTTTGGTCTGATTGTTTCAGTTGGAGCAAGCCTGATACCATCTTACTGGGCTGCTAGAAAAGACCCGGTAGATGCTATTTATCATAGATAG
- a CDS encoding fumarylacetoacetate hydrolase family protein: protein MIAIKILRFKKDERINYGIYENGILKEIKGDLFKEFKISNNTFNLDDVEILSPVEPPNIIAIGLNYQNHATETGHEFPERPVIFLKATTSITGPGSNIIIPAQAPDYVDYEAELAVIIGKKAKNIEAAEVDDYILGYTCANDISARDCQLEIDQQWARGKSFDTFCPIGPWIETELEPDNLRIASILNGEIMQESNTADMIFDIRAIVSYCSKNMTLLPGTVILSGTPEGVGMAREPEVYLKPGDRIEVEIEGIGRLSNDIVAE, encoded by the coding sequence ATGATTGCAATTAAGATTTTAAGGTTTAAAAAAGATGAGAGGATAAATTATGGAATTTATGAGAATGGAATATTAAAAGAGATAAAGGGTGATCTTTTTAAGGAATTTAAAATATCTAATAATACTTTTAATCTGGATGATGTTGAGATATTGAGCCCTGTTGAGCCACCTAATATAATTGCCATTGGTTTAAATTATCAAAATCATGCAACTGAGACAGGTCATGAATTTCCTGAGAGGCCGGTAATTTTTCTTAAAGCGACAACAAGTATTACTGGACCTGGGTCTAACATAATAATCCCAGCACAGGCGCCAGATTATGTTGATTATGAGGCTGAACTGGCTGTAATTATTGGCAAGAAGGCTAAAAACATTGAAGCTGCTGAAGTGGATGATTATATTTTAGGTTATACCTGTGCCAATGATATATCGGCCAGAGATTGTCAGTTAGAGATTGACCAGCAGTGGGCCAGGGGTAAATCCTTTGATACTTTTTGTCCTATTGGGCCCTGGATTGAGACTGAGCTTGAGCCTGATAATTTAAGGATTGCATCTATTTTAAATGGCGAGATTATGCAGGAGTCCAATACTGCTGATATGATTTTTGATATCAGGGCTATTGTAAGTTATTGCTCAAAAAATATGACTCTATTGCCAGGTACAGTTATTTTATCTGGAACTCCTGAGGGGGTTGGTATGGCCAGGGAGCCTGAAGTTTATCTTAAACCTGGAGATAGGATAGAGGTGGAGATTGAAGGGATTGGGAGATTGAGTAATGATATTGTTGCTGAATAA
- a CDS encoding ECF transporter S component, protein MRDCKLRSLILISIIAAISFLIMIFEFALPVFPPFLKLDFSDLPALLIGFSLGPASGIGVVFIRNLLHLTITATMGVGELANFLISGTFVFISAYFYARYKKAVLSLIVGTAGMVIMALITNLLIIIPLYEAILDLPLENTILAARAVNPAIEGINSYLAMVIAPFNLLKATLVSIVFYPIFKRIRLTSTYKNIKGDD, encoded by the coding sequence ATGAGAGACTGTAAGTTAAGAAGTTTAATATTAATATCAATTATAGCAGCAATTTCATTTTTGATAATGATCTTTGAATTTGCTCTACCTGTTTTCCCGCCATTTTTGAAACTGGATTTTAGTGATCTCCCGGCATTGTTGATTGGTTTCTCTCTGGGGCCGGCATCAGGAATTGGAGTTGTCTTTATTAGAAATTTACTTCATTTAACTATTACAGCAACTATGGGGGTTGGTGAGCTGGCTAATTTTTTAATTAGTGGAACATTTGTATTTATTTCAGCTTATTTTTATGCCAGGTACAAAAAGGCAGTACTCAGTCTTATAGTTGGTACGGCAGGCATGGTTATTATGGCATTAATAACAAATCTTTTAATTATAATCCCACTGTATGAGGCTATTTTAGACCTTCCCCTTGAGAATACAATTTTAGCAGCAAGGGCCGTTAACCCGGCAATTGAGGGAATTAATAGTTATCTTGCTATGGTAATAGCTCCCTTTAATCTGTTAAAGGCTACTCTGGTTTCAATAGTTTTTTATCCTATTTTTAAGAGGATTAGATTAACATCAACCTATAAAAATATTAAAGGAGATGATTAA
- a CDS encoding DICT sensory domain-containing protein has product MKNISLYEEIFDKVEAQQKSLGGDANDDVLSKMSLKFDSKVSSLEQMCYLMEATLLRKPTEATVYAGFQKVSRAEAIWDRYHELADNVDKVYLFGEKDKELELHENIEFVYLPANHKLIREWFLVIDKKIGSNMMVAYDEDGFGVEDLKEDRNFKGVKTSRPEHIEKAVNLLEEIV; this is encoded by the coding sequence ATGAAAAATATTTCATTATACGAAGAGATTTTTGATAAAGTTGAAGCTCAGCAAAAAAGTTTAGGTGGGGATGCTAATGATGATGTCTTAAGTAAGATGTCTTTAAAGTTTGATAGTAAGGTTTCAAGTCTTGAGCAGATGTGTTATTTAATGGAGGCTACTTTACTTAGAAAGCCAACTGAAGCTACAGTCTATGCTGGTTTTCAGAAGGTTTCCAGGGCTGAGGCTATCTGGGATAGATATCATGAGTTAGCAGATAATGTAGATAAAGTCTATTTATTTGGGGAAAAGGATAAGGAACTTGAACTCCATGAAAATATTGAGTTTGTATATCTACCTGCGAATCATAAATTAATTAGAGAATGGTTTTTGGTAATTGATAAAAAGATAGGGTCCAATATGATGGTTGCTTATGATGAAGATGGTTTTGGAGTTGAAGATTTAAAAGAAGACCGCAATTTTAAAGGTGTTAAGACTTCGAGACCAGAACATATTGAAAAAGCAGTCAATTTACTAGAAGAAATAGTTTAA
- a CDS encoding class I SAM-dependent methyltransferase, with protein sequence MNPQKNKFEKMEEFFDLRATGYDGHMAENVNDYEVFYNSIAEPILKTESPIKLLDLGCGTGLELEYIFAKAPNADVTGIDLSQEMLDQLISKYIDKSDQIEVIRGSYLDVELLSDEYDYIISVMSLHHFLPDIKLNLYKKIWRALKPGGFYIEGDYIVSKIKEVELLADYNDRLENNEFLQEELFHLDIPFSIETQQELFDRAGFTDFELIFEGDEAGVYSVKK encoded by the coding sequence ATGAATCCACAGAAAAATAAATTTGAGAAGATGGAAGAGTTTTTTGATCTGAGAGCTACTGGATATGATGGACATATGGCTGAAAATGTTAATGATTATGAAGTTTTTTATAACTCTATTGCTGAGCCTATCTTAAAGACTGAAAGTCCGATAAAGTTACTTGATTTAGGCTGTGGGACTGGACTTGAGCTTGAATATATTTTTGCTAAGGCTCCTAATGCAGATGTGACTGGAATTGATCTTTCTCAGGAGATGCTGGATCAATTAATTAGTAAGTATATTGATAAGTCAGATCAGATAGAGGTAATTAGAGGATCTTATCTTGATGTGGAATTATTATCAGATGAATATGATTATATTATTTCTGTAATGTCCTTACATCACTTTCTGCCAGATATTAAGCTGAATTTATATAAGAAGATCTGGAGAGCTCTAAAACCTGGTGGATTTTATATTGAAGGTGATTATATTGTCTCTAAGATTAAAGAAGTCGAGCTGCTGGCAGATTATAATGATAGGCTAGAGAATAATGAGTTTTTGCAAGAGGAGTTATTTCACCTTGATATTCCTTTCTCTATTGAAACTCAACAGGAGTTATTTGATAGAGCAGGATTTACTGATTTTGAACTGATATTTGAAGGTGATGAGGCTGGAGTATATTCTGTGAAGAAATAG
- a CDS encoding LuxR C-terminal-related transcriptional regulator: protein MNKFILKDRINPPLIQSSVEKFELYDEISRSLELDRGFYRNLTLIIAPAGYGKTTTLVNYYNRIDRAGCWLSLSEEDNSISRFLKDFFNTINQSLDNLVIDPEKYFQAAGSNPADKILKNAKELIADFYKQIEAEDINLYIFIDELEAISSSELNALFIYLIENLPAGLHIVAASREEPDWPLIRWKGRGKAKIFDQEQLIFNSDEIKRYMAENNLKISAYEAEIIYRITEGWITGIQFISLMPDLSVKRLKEKAFKVARVEMVDFLLEEIFYQQSEEVKDILLKTAPLKNFNLELVSYVTGYQREKVEEMIGLIYKKQLFLKVIDSKDESQDYWYSYHQIFTDGIIKVMGQTESDLIKSIHSKAADWYLDKGLIGEAVQELVKARDFDRAASVIFMESGELFRLGLQTSILNWFKKFPEEMLTDDPRLITIKVILELFQGYLVNVEPKLKVLEDLTGAGSFDNCSEFENKRLAGVVAVASIVYRIFSGQRSNIEKYYKIVNQNLDLSSYWRQLATIYHGDNQSYFGKLDDALKSYRSIRLSNRGEYNFFVGLAGLKELVQLWWQGRLNEARHLTKELLYMAAQAGFNRSPRFGSIQAIYGDLFCEGNELTRAIELIESGYKNNEEKGEVLGQQLVLMYKVRYLFSKREFEELEILFYKIESMMKEKSFSKLHDNLSGWKARFLLEQDGATNNHWLEAVELLNSRGITIDSEPVITQEMEYLALARAYLAGGRLEEAEEFSYKILKQCKKYKVYRHELESYLILANIHYQQGDKTKALLLAEDAVKLARRYGFFRFIVDEGRVIGEILHKLNLKEEYKDQFIDRLIQEILYKEPDLSESIVSNRKETELIEPLSDREIEILVEIAAGYSNKKIADRLAISPGTVRWHSSNIYGKLGVGNRTEAVARGQELGFI from the coding sequence ATGAATAAGTTTATATTAAAAGATAGGATTAATCCACCATTAATTCAGAGTTCTGTTGAGAAGTTTGAGCTTTACGATGAAATTAGCCGTTCTCTTGAATTAGATAGAGGTTTCTATAGGAATTTAACTCTAATAATTGCTCCTGCCGGTTATGGCAAGACTACAACTCTGGTTAATTATTATAATAGGATTGATAGAGCTGGATGCTGGCTGAGCCTTTCAGAGGAGGATAATTCAATCAGCAGATTTTTAAAGGATTTTTTTAATACCATTAATCAGAGCTTAGATAATCTGGTGATTGATCCTGAAAAATATTTTCAGGCTGCTGGTTCTAATCCAGCCGACAAAATTCTTAAGAACGCTAAAGAACTGATTGCTGATTTTTATAAACAGATTGAAGCTGAAGATATTAATCTATATATATTTATTGATGAGTTAGAGGCTATTAGTTCTTCAGAGCTAAATGCTCTCTTTATCTATCTGATAGAAAATCTTCCTGCAGGCTTACATATTGTGGCAGCTAGCAGAGAAGAGCCTGACTGGCCTTTGATTAGATGGAAAGGTCGTGGGAAAGCAAAAATATTTGATCAGGAACAGCTTATTTTTAATTCTGATGAGATTAAAAGATATATGGCTGAAAATAATCTGAAGATTTCTGCCTATGAGGCTGAAATTATTTACAGGATAACAGAGGGCTGGATTACCGGAATTCAATTCATCTCTCTGATGCCTGACCTATCAGTAAAAAGGCTGAAAGAAAAAGCTTTTAAAGTAGCCAGAGTTGAGATGGTTGATTTTCTTTTAGAGGAGATTTTTTATCAACAGTCAGAAGAAGTTAAAGATATTCTTTTGAAGACAGCACCATTAAAGAATTTCAACCTGGAACTTGTAAGTTATGTGACTGGTTACCAGAGAGAAAAAGTTGAAGAAATGATTGGTTTGATTTATAAGAAACAGCTATTTTTGAAGGTTATTGATAGTAAAGATGAGTCTCAAGATTACTGGTATAGTTATCATCAGATTTTTACCGATGGTATAATAAAGGTTATGGGTCAGACTGAATCTGATTTAATTAAAAGTATACATAGTAAGGCAGCTGATTGGTACCTGGATAAGGGTTTAATTGGTGAAGCAGTTCAGGAATTAGTAAAGGCCAGGGATTTTGACAGGGCAGCATCTGTAATCTTTATGGAGAGTGGTGAACTTTTCCGCCTGGGTTTACAGACAAGTATTTTAAACTGGTTTAAAAAATTTCCTGAAGAGATGTTAACTGACGACCCAAGGCTGATTACTATCAAAGTTATTTTAGAGCTGTTTCAGGGTTATCTGGTTAATGTAGAACCTAAGTTAAAGGTATTAGAGGATTTAACTGGAGCTGGATCTTTTGATAATTGTTCTGAATTTGAAAACAAGAGGTTGGCTGGTGTTGTGGCAGTAGCCTCAATTGTTTATAGGATTTTTTCTGGCCAGAGATCTAATATTGAAAAATATTATAAAATTGTAAATCAAAATTTAGATTTATCTTCATACTGGCGCCAGCTTGCCACTATCTACCATGGAGACAATCAATCATATTTTGGAAAACTTGATGATGCATTAAAGTCTTACCGGTCAATTAGATTAAGTAATAGAGGAGAATATAATTTTTTTGTTGGTTTAGCCGGGCTTAAGGAGTTAGTCCAGCTCTGGTGGCAGGGTCGTTTGAATGAAGCAAGACATCTAACAAAAGAATTATTATATATGGCTGCTCAGGCTGGATTTAACAGGTCTCCGAGATTTGGCTCAATCCAGGCGATTTATGGTGACCTATTTTGTGAGGGTAATGAATTAACTAGAGCTATTGAATTAATTGAATCTGGTTATAAGAATAATGAGGAGAAGGGAGAAGTACTAGGTCAACAGTTAGTTCTTATGTATAAAGTTAGATATTTATTTTCAAAGAGGGAATTTGAGGAGTTAGAGATTTTATTCTATAAGATAGAGAGTATGATGAAGGAGAAGTCTTTTAGCAAACTCCATGATAATTTATCTGGCTGGAAAGCCAGGTTTTTGCTTGAACAGGATGGGGCTACTAATAACCACTGGCTGGAAGCAGTGGAATTGCTTAATTCCAGGGGGATAACTATAGACAGTGAACCTGTTATTACTCAGGAGATGGAATATCTTGCACTGGCCAGGGCTTATCTGGCTGGAGGCAGGTTAGAAGAGGCTGAAGAGTTTTCATATAAGATTTTAAAGCAGTGTAAAAAATATAAAGTTTATCGCCACGAACTGGAATCCTATCTAATTCTGGCAAATATTCATTATCAGCAGGGTGACAAAACTAAGGCTCTTCTACTGGCAGAGGATGCAGTCAAGTTAGCTAGAAGATATGGGTTTTTTAGATTTATTGTAGATGAAGGCAGAGTTATTGGAGAGATTTTACATAAATTAAATTTAAAAGAGGAATATAAAGATCAATTTATTGATAGGCTTATTCAGGAGATTTTATATAAAGAACCTGATTTATCTGAAAGTATTGTTTCTAATAGGAAAGAAACTGAATTGATAGAACCTCTTAGTGATAGGGAGATAGAAATACTTGTTGAGATAGCCGCTGGATACTCAAATAAGAAGATTGCTGATCGGCTGGCAATATCTCCTGGAACGGTCCGCTGGCATAGCAGTAATATCTATGGTAAATTAGGAGTTGGAAATAGAACTGAGGCGGTGGCCAGAGGTCAGGAGTTAGGTTTTATTTAA
- a CDS encoding ABC transporter ATP-binding protein yields MFKLDKVSYRDILKIDHLELGSKKITAISGPSGGGKTTLLRLLINFISPDSGEILYKDKPLESYSPEVIRKKIKMLGQQPIMFGETIQEEFEIALNFANINEDNIDHYKELLEIVRVDKELNDKSSELSGGEKQRLALARLLLLKPEILLLDEPTASLDKGNQKHILDFLSEYAKTNGSKIIMVTHSPELTKDIAQEHIIISDGKVQEGAVIND; encoded by the coding sequence ATGTTCAAATTAGATAAAGTCAGTTACAGGGATATACTTAAAATAGACCATTTGGAGCTTGGATCAAAAAAAATTACTGCGATCAGTGGCCCCAGTGGCGGTGGCAAGACAACACTTTTAAGGCTTTTAATTAATTTTATCTCACCTGATTCTGGTGAGATTCTTTATAAAGATAAGCCTCTAGAATCATATAGTCCAGAAGTTATCCGTAAAAAAATAAAAATGTTAGGCCAGCAGCCAATAATGTTTGGGGAAACCATTCAAGAAGAATTTGAGATAGCTTTAAATTTTGCAAATATCAATGAAGATAATATAGATCATTATAAAGAACTCCTTGAAATTGTACGTGTGGATAAAGAACTTAACGATAAAAGTTCAGAATTATCAGGAGGAGAAAAACAGAGACTTGCTCTGGCTAGACTGCTCTTATTAAAGCCAGAGATACTATTACTTGACGAACCGACAGCATCACTGGATAAAGGTAACCAGAAGCATATCCTTGATTTCTTATCTGAATATGCAAAAACCAATGGCAGCAAAATTATTATGGTCACCCATTCACCAGAATTAACTAAAGATATTGCCCAAGAACATATTATTATATCAGATGGGAAAGTTCAGGAAGGAGCTGTAATTAATGACTAA
- a CDS encoding ABC transporter substrate-binding protein, with protein MRRVYLSSLVVLMLVFSLFIGGASNVIAEEDTVVIGQSAEAPGLHTLIETSIPVFERVNLINEPLVKLNHNLEPIPWLASDFEILEGATRIEMTLRNDVLWHDGSQFTAADVKYTYEWLLDEDNPGANRDIYADINEIEIVSDYEMVFHLSSPNSFMINNMARLGIIPEEYHEEVGHDEFAEAPLGTGPYVHEDWTRGEYHTMTAFEDYWGGVPNFYRLDFRPIPEDSSRLLAFEAGEIDMYHGNVITDDIARLEEDPDFLVKRTATPRYNYVALNQESTENPEIMQDPYFRKAVTHALDREGIIENIKAGLGQPGKSAVMPYMEHFNDELDYPEYDMDKAREYIEMSSLEGGETVNLYVTEGDFWESVAEILAYELNNLDINVNIRIEEYGAYLDRLYDTKDFDMYVFGWTGQIDPDRAMYRQFHSEGLNRVGFYNERVDELLDKGRTVDPNSQESVEIYREIQALILEDNPKAFIDYDEEISVLHADFEGFEVHPYNANNWIQLFDRVTRAE; from the coding sequence ATGAGAAGAGTATATCTAAGTAGCCTAGTAGTTCTCATGTTGGTGTTCAGTCTATTTATTGGAGGAGCAAGTAATGTAATCGCCGAAGAAGATACAGTCGTTATTGGTCAGTCAGCTGAAGCACCAGGGCTTCACACATTAATTGAAACAAGCATTCCGGTCTTCGAAAGGGTCAACCTTATCAATGAGCCGCTGGTAAAATTAAACCATAACCTGGAACCTATTCCCTGGCTTGCCAGTGATTTTGAAATTCTTGAGGGAGCAACCAGAATTGAAATGACTTTAAGAAACGATGTTCTATGGCATGATGGCAGCCAGTTTACCGCTGCTGATGTCAAGTATACTTATGAATGGTTATTAGACGAGGATAATCCAGGAGCGAATCGAGATATTTATGCCGATATAAATGAAATCGAAATAGTTAGTGATTATGAAATGGTTTTTCATCTAAGTAGTCCAAACTCCTTTATGATCAATAATATGGCTAGATTAGGAATAATCCCAGAGGAATATCATGAAGAAGTTGGCCATGATGAGTTCGCAGAAGCTCCGTTAGGAACTGGCCCCTATGTCCATGAAGATTGGACCCGGGGAGAATATCATACAATGACAGCCTTTGAAGATTACTGGGGTGGAGTACCCAATTTCTATCGTCTTGATTTCCGTCCTATTCCAGAAGATTCTTCCAGACTTTTAGCTTTTGAAGCCGGTGAAATTGATATGTATCACGGTAATGTGATTACTGATGATATAGCCAGACTTGAAGAAGATCCTGATTTTCTGGTCAAAAGGACAGCGACACCAAGATATAATTATGTTGCTCTCAATCAAGAATCAACAGAAAATCCTGAAATCATGCAGGACCCATACTTTAGAAAAGCTGTAACCCATGCTTTAGATAGAGAAGGAATTATTGAAAATATTAAAGCAGGATTAGGACAGCCTGGAAAATCAGCAGTAATGCCCTATATGGAACATTTTAATGATGAACTTGATTACCCTGAATATGATATGGACAAAGCCAGAGAGTATATTGAAATGTCAAGCCTTGAAGGTGGAGAAACAGTCAATCTATATGTAACTGAAGGAGACTTCTGGGAATCAGTTGCCGAAATCCTGGCCTATGAATTAAACAATTTAGATATCAATGTGAATATAAGAATCGAGGAGTATGGTGCCTATCTTGATAGACTATATGACACCAAAGACTTTGACATGTATGTATTTGGCTGGACCGGTCAAATCGATCCGGATAGAGCCATGTACCGTCAGTTCCATAGTGAAGGTTTAAATAGGGTAGGTTTCTATAATGAGCGGGTAGACGAGCTCCTTGATAAAGGTAGAACTGTCGATCCTAATAGCCAGGAATCTGTAGAAATTTATAGAGAAATCCAGGCACTTATCTTAGAGGATAACCCTAAAGCATTTATCGACTATGATGAAGAAATTTCAGTACTCCATGCTGATTTTGAAGGTTTTGAAGTCCATCCATATAATGCAAATAACTGGATCCAGTTATTTGATAGAGTCACCAGAGCCGAATAA
- a CDS encoding metal-dependent hydrolase family protein, producing the protein MKTVFKNLRYIDVKEERVIEDGLIIIEDGRIEYAGDAEKGQGADGEIIDLEGMTLLPGLVDGHIHSLFDASSDPFGSLAEDSASLITIKAVSFMEETVRNGIVAVRDMGGLDYLEFGLKESIDNGLIAGPEMQLAGKLITMTGGHGHFIGREVDSPAEARKAAREQLKAGVDFIKIMATGGVMTEGVEPGAPQLTEEEMAAAIAEAHKAGRKTASHAKGTDGIENAIRAGIDSIEHGVFLDDEAIELMLENEVYLVPTLAAVHCIVEEGVEAGIPEFAVKKSEAVMESHIRSFQMAREAGVKIAMGTDAGTPLNIHGNNLYEIELMVEYGMEPLEAIRAATVTGAEMLELDDKLGTLESGKAAHFVVIDGKPDQDIRDIYNVKQVYKDGRQVR; encoded by the coding sequence ATGAAGACGGTATTTAAGAATTTGAGATACATAGATGTTAAAGAGGAAAGGGTTATAGAGGATGGGCTGATTATTATTGAAGATGGCCGGATTGAATATGCCGGCGATGCTGAGAAAGGTCAGGGAGCTGATGGTGAAATAATTGACCTGGAGGGTATGACTCTTCTGCCTGGACTGGTTGATGGTCATATACATTCTTTATTTGATGCCTCTTCTGACCCCTTTGGCTCGCTTGCAGAGGATTCAGCTTCGCTGATTACGATTAAAGCTGTTTCTTTTATGGAGGAGACTGTCAGGAATGGGATTGTTGCTGTCAGGGATATGGGCGGCCTGGATTATTTAGAGTTTGGTTTAAAAGAATCTATTGATAATGGATTGATAGCTGGTCCTGAGATGCAGCTTGCCGGCAAGTTAATAACTATGACTGGTGGCCATGGCCATTTTATTGGCAGGGAAGTTGATAGTCCTGCTGAGGCCAGAAAGGCGGCCAGGGAGCAGTTAAAGGCTGGTGTGGATTTTATTAAGATAATGGCCACTGGTGGCGTTATGACTGAAGGGGTTGAGCCTGGCGCTCCTCAGCTGACTGAAGAGGAGATGGCTGCTGCTATTGCTGAAGCCCATAAAGCTGGCCGGAAAACTGCCAGCCATGCCAAGGGGACTGATGGTATTGAGAATGCTATCAGGGCAGGGATTGATAGTATTGAGCATGGTGTGTTTTTAGATGATGAGGCGATTGAGCTTATGCTGGAAAATGAAGTTTATCTGGTGCCGACTCTGGCTGCAGTACACTGTATTGTGGAGGAAGGTGTTGAAGCTGGTATACCTGAGTTTGCTGTTAAAAAATCTGAAGCTGTTATGGAGAGTCATATTCGGAGTTTTCAGATGGCAAGAGAGGCCGGAGTTAAGATTGCCATGGGTACTGATGCTGGCACGCCTCTTAATATTCATGGCAATAACTTATATGAGATTGAGCTGATGGTTGAATATGGAATGGAGCCGCTTGAGGCAATAAGAGCTGCTACAGTTACTGGAGCTGAGATGCTTGAGCTTGATGATAAGTTAGGCACGCTGGAGTCTGGAAAAGCTGCCCATTTTGTTGTAATTGATGGGAAGCCGGATCAGGATATTAGAGACATCTATAATGTTAAGCAGGTTTATAAAGATGGCAGGCAGGTCAGGTAG